A part of Miscanthus floridulus cultivar M001 chromosome 6, ASM1932011v1, whole genome shotgun sequence genomic DNA contains:
- the LOC136456814 gene encoding uncharacterized protein isoform X1 produces the protein MSSLPVKRRSGPVERRSVPVEPRNPVERRSGRSPVERRRGRNAAERRSGSPPVERGRGLPSPSSQLRIDPNIPMGKLRTTLGDGFVDNFGIALLLFETPSGFAIFGFFALYLYRPDARESLWANFDMYERARHIVFLEEFQTFDDKSIAINVDTGVNSQLTEMIMKYYRPGHTLVVGNEEYKSIIESSLEIPCLYDGIVVELMWGMQHLMHRLVPGEKSELPKEDRVPMSEGLKMFLSGYGYNVKPEMVNEQIVSAASSLFHCNAVEKKEYPAFLRIGRLLKDLSGIDYKNWGALPLAAAFNIILTHKINDFDEIFFTQDVKLKLLKDADKYEGKVNEGACLMAYKTLVSAHKRKIQDKIELSTLVYEARGAHEALTKLSETHEK, from the exons ATGTCGTCCCTTCCCGTCAAGCGGCGGAGCGGGCCCGTCGAGCGGCGCAGCGTGCCGGTCGAGCCGCGCAATCCCGTCGAGCGGCGCAGCGGGCGCAGTCCCGTCGAGCGGCGCAGAGGGCGTAATGCCGCCGAGCGGCGCAGCGGATCCCCTCCCGTCGAGCGGGGCAGGGGGCTACCTTCTCCGTCGAGTCAACTCAGGATTGACCCAAACATTCCCATGGGGAAGCTAAGGACCACTCTAG GTGATGGCTTTGTGGATAATTTTGGGATTGCCTTGCTGCTGTTCGAGACGCCTTCTGGCTTcgcaatttttgggttttttgcTCTCTACCTCTATAGACCAGATGCAAGAGAA AGCTTGTGGGCAAACTTTGATATGTATGAAAGGGCAAGACAT ATTGTTTTTCTGGAGGAATTTCAAACGTTTGATGACAAGTCCATTGCCATTAATGTTGATACTGGTGTTAACAGTCAGCTTACCGAGATGATCATGAAATATTACCGCCCTGGGCATACATTGGTTGTTGGAAATGAGGAATATAAATCAATCATCGAATCAAGTTTG GAAATTCCTTGCCTCTATGATGGTATTGTGGTGGAGCTAATGTGGGGCATGCAGCATCTTATGCACAGGTTGGTGCCTGGAGAAAAATCAGAACTGCCTAAAGAGGACCGTGTCCCTATGAGTGAAGGACTGAAAATGTTCCTGAGTGGATATGGCTATAATGTGAAACCAGAGATG GTAAATGAGCAGATTGTGTCGGCTGCATCTTCCTTGTTTCATTGTAATGCTGTTGAGAAGAAAGAGTATCCAGCCTTTTTGAGGATTGGTCGTTTGCTTAAGGATCTGTCAGGCATTGACTATAAGAATTGGGGCGCTCTGCCACTTGCAGCTGCTTTTAATATCATATTGACCCATAAAATTAATGATTTTGATGAG ATCTTCTTTACACAAGATGTAAAATTGAAGTTGCTGAAAGATGCAGATAAGTACGAAGGTAAGGTAAATGAGGGAGCTTGCTTGATGGCCTACAAAACACTGGTGTCTGCCCATAAACGCAAGATTCAAGACAAAATTGAATTGTCCACTTTGGTTTACGAAGCTCGAGGAGCGCATGAAGCTTTAACTAAACTAAGCGAGACACATGAGAAGTAA
- the LOC136456814 gene encoding uncharacterized protein isoform X2 produces MSSLPVKRRSGPVERRSVPVEPRNPVERRSGRSPVERRRGRNAAERRSGSPPVERGRGLPSPSSQLRIDPNIPMGKLRTTLGDGFVDNFGIALLLFETPSGFAIFGFFALYLYRPDARESLWANFDMYERARHIVFLEEFQTFDDKSIAINVDTGVNSQLTEMIMKYYRPGHTLVVGNEEYKSIIESSLEIPCLYDGIVVELMWGMQHLMHRLVPGEKSELPKEDRVPMSEGLKMFLSGYGYNVKPEMVNEQIVSAASSLFHCNAVEKKEYPAFLRIGRLLKDLSGIDYKNWGALPLAAAFNIILTHKINDFDEISTKVR; encoded by the exons ATGTCGTCCCTTCCCGTCAAGCGGCGGAGCGGGCCCGTCGAGCGGCGCAGCGTGCCGGTCGAGCCGCGCAATCCCGTCGAGCGGCGCAGCGGGCGCAGTCCCGTCGAGCGGCGCAGAGGGCGTAATGCCGCCGAGCGGCGCAGCGGATCCCCTCCCGTCGAGCGGGGCAGGGGGCTACCTTCTCCGTCGAGTCAACTCAGGATTGACCCAAACATTCCCATGGGGAAGCTAAGGACCACTCTAG GTGATGGCTTTGTGGATAATTTTGGGATTGCCTTGCTGCTGTTCGAGACGCCTTCTGGCTTcgcaatttttgggttttttgcTCTCTACCTCTATAGACCAGATGCAAGAGAA AGCTTGTGGGCAAACTTTGATATGTATGAAAGGGCAAGACAT ATTGTTTTTCTGGAGGAATTTCAAACGTTTGATGACAAGTCCATTGCCATTAATGTTGATACTGGTGTTAACAGTCAGCTTACCGAGATGATCATGAAATATTACCGCCCTGGGCATACATTGGTTGTTGGAAATGAGGAATATAAATCAATCATCGAATCAAGTTTG GAAATTCCTTGCCTCTATGATGGTATTGTGGTGGAGCTAATGTGGGGCATGCAGCATCTTATGCACAGGTTGGTGCCTGGAGAAAAATCAGAACTGCCTAAAGAGGACCGTGTCCCTATGAGTGAAGGACTGAAAATGTTCCTGAGTGGATATGGCTATAATGTGAAACCAGAGATG GTAAATGAGCAGATTGTGTCGGCTGCATCTTCCTTGTTTCATTGTAATGCTGTTGAGAAGAAAGAGTATCCAGCCTTTTTGAGGATTGGTCGTTTGCTTAAGGATCTGTCAGGCATTGACTATAAGAATTGGGGCGCTCTGCCACTTGCAGCTGCTTTTAATATCATATTGACCCATAAAATTAATGATTTTGATGAG ATAAGTACGAAGGTAAGGTAA
- the LOC136459411 gene encoding uncharacterized protein, giving the protein MEASPLCYQNVRYKLKDSIHTLSTKAAGFLKISIINLYHRHMPDRDDWDSHKRKNIGQFSSNPTGKPNPKDKHLAKKVLIRSARSASRTFISDQDGQLETSRSNIHPALFQKNDFCL; this is encoded by the exons ATGGAGGCTAGTCCACTTTGCTACCAGAATGTTAGATATAAATTAAAGGACAGCATTCATACTTTGTCCACTAAAGCTGCTGGCTTCTTGAAGATCTCTATTATCAATTTGTACCATCGCCATATGCCTGATAGGGATGATTGGGACTCCCACAAGCGCAAAAACATTG GTCAATTTTCTTCGAATCCAACTGGCAAACCAAACCCAAAAG ATAAGCACCTAGCCAAAAAAGTCCTAATTCGTAGTGCTCGATCAGCCTCCAGAACATTTATCTCAG ATCAAGATGGACAGCTAGAAACTTCCAGATCTAATATACACCCAGCTTTGTTCCAGAAGAATGATTTTTGCTTATAG